CTAAGCAGCTCTAATGTAACTATAGGTGATGTTACTTATACCCAAAAGAATAATGCAACCGACGAAGATTGGTTTGGCAAAATATATGGAGGAATTATTCAATTTGGGGATAACTGGTATGATATAGATACTGTTGTGATAACAACTTCAGATGACAGTAAACCACTTTATATCGCCCTTGATTCCCTTGATTTCTCAAACCTTACAGACCTTTCAATAGACAATATATCTGCTAATGAAGGACAAAATGCAACTTTTAAGGTAAATTTAACAAAGGCATACACAAATGATATAACTGTTGACTACTCAATCAATGCTCAAGCTGCAACAGAAGATGATTTAGGTACAACAGTCCTGAATGGCAAAGTAACTATTCCTGCCAATTCAACCTATGGGGAAATAGTAGTACCTATAAAGGATGATACAGACCACGAGAAGGCAGAAGACTTTAAAGTCACGATTTCAAATCCTAGTGTCGGGGGCATTATAAAAGGTGAGGCTACATGCACCATAAACGACAATGATGCCTCTCCAAAAGTAACATTGAGTATTGATAAAAGTAGTATAGGTGAGAATGGTGGTTCTGCAAAAATAACCGCTACTCTTTCAAATAAGACCTATGAAAATGTAACAGTTAATCTTGGTTTTACAGGTGCTATGGCCGGAACTGATTTTAACGCTCCGACCTCAATATCCATACCTGCAAACAGTTTATCCAATTCAGTTAACATAACTTCGCTGGACGATGATATCTATTCAGACGGAGATAAAAACGTAACTGTTGGAATAACCACTGTGGATAAAGGAGATATAGGTACATTTACTCCGCCTAAGCTGACAATTACTGATGACGAAACCGAGCCAAAAGTAAATTTAAGTATAACACCGGGCTCAATATCAGAAAACGGAATTGATGTGGCAAACGTAAAAGCTACCCTTACAAATAAATCAAGTAAGGACGTAACTGTAAAATTGACATTCTCAGGTGCTGTGAAAGATAAGGATTTTACAGTTTTAAGCGATACTATTAGAATTCCCGGCAAACAGACAGAAAGTTCGATACAAATTAAAGGAAATCCAAATAATAAATTCAATAATGCAAGGATACTTACAGTAAGTACCTCCGATTCCGATGTTACAAATGCAACTACGGGAACCGATAAATCAGTGGATTTAACAATTACTAACATTGATCCGAAGCCCAAGGTAACGGTGGAGCCTGTTGAGTTCAATGAAATAGATTCAGCTACCAAAAGGGCGGTATTTACGGTTTCACTGTCACAAGCCAGCGACGAAGATGTAACCGTAGATTATTCAACATCAGACGGGTCTGCAAAGAGTCCCAAAGACTATACAAGTGCTTCTGGAACGTTAACTATACCAAAAGACGAAACAAGCGGCACAATTGAAGTAGGTGTATTAAATGACACGTTGGATGAAGATGACGAAGATTTTTCACTTATGATAAATAATCCTGTGGGTGCAGATCTGGGAACTTCCTCTACCGCAAAATGTACTATAAAGGATGATGATGCTGCACCAGACATAGTTGTATCTAATGCTGAGGTAGATGAAGATGATTCGGGCATTAATACCAAACTAATATTCAATGTCAAACTTTCAGCAGAAAGCGGAAAAACAGTGACGGTAAATTACTCAACTGCTGATGGAACCGCTACTCAAGGAGTAGACTATACAGCTATTTCAAATGGAACTCTGACCTTTAATCCAGGTGGAACAGATACAAAACAAATTGAAGTGACTGTTTTAGGTGACGATATACAGGAGTCAAGTGAGACAGTTACACTTAATTTGACAGCTGCTAATGCCAACAAGCCGGATTATACTGCTACGGGTACAATTAAGGATAACGACAAGGCGACTATATCCATAAACGATGCATCGGTAACTGAAGGCCCTGCGAAAAATATTGTATTCAAGGTATCTCTCAGCAAGCCATGTTCACAAAGCATAACCGTCAATTATAGGACAAAAGACGGCAGTGCGAAAAAGGTAAGCGATTATGTTCAAAGTGAAGGTACTATTACTTTCGCAGAAAATGATATTTCTGAAAAGACTATAACCATTGACATAAATGATGATGAACTATATGAAGGAGTAGAATCCTTCGATGTTGAACTTTATGATTTATCAGAGCCATCCGTAGAAATGGGGAAGGCTACAGGAAAAGGAACTATAAATGACAATGAATCCATACCGCTAATATCCATTGAAAACATTGGTGAAGTAGAGGGTAATTCAGGTAAGACTATCGCTTCTTTTACAGTAACTCTTTCAACAGCCAGTGTAAATGATATATATGTAGACTATGTTACATTAGAGGGAACTGCAAAAGAAGGAAAAGACTATACAGCGGTGACAGGCAAACTGAAAATACCTGCCGGATTAAAAAGTGGAACAATCAATGTAGATATGGTAGGAGATTCATTATATGAGAATAATGAAACATTTTCATTAATTCTTTTAAATCCAGAAGGTGCAGAAATAAACTCTTCAAAGGGAACAGCGGTATGTACAATAAAAGACGATGACCTGGCACCTTCCTTAACATTTGGCGAAAGTAAGGTAAAAGTAGAAGAAGGAGATTCCGGAACTACGCAGATGGTGTTCAATGTAACGCTTTCCGCGGAGTGTGAAAAAACAGTTTCCGTCGATTATGCAACAGAAGACGGAACAGCGACAATTACTGATAACGATTACACTCCGTTGTCCGGCAAGTTGGAATTTGCTCCCGGTCAAATATCCAAGTCGATAACAGTAAATATTAACGGAGACAAAAACGGCGAGCTTAATGAAAATTTCTTTGTAATTTTGAAACCTGAAACCGGCGATATTAAGGCAGAAGGAATTATACAAGACGATGATAGAGCTTTTGTTAAGATGTTCAAAAAGAAAGATGGTACAGAGATTGCAAACGGTAATACCATTAAATTTGAAGATACAAAGACAGGCAAGGAAAGCGAATTGGAGTTTACAATATCAAATACCGGTAACAGTGAACTTGTAGAAGATGGAACAAATAAGTTTATATCAATAACAGGTGCTGATTTCACTTTAAAAAATGAACCCGTAAGTCCTATTGCCGGAAAAACTTCAATCACCTTCATCATAGTATTTAAGCCGTCTGCTGCTGGAGCCAAAACCGCCGAAATAACCATAACTGGCAAAGACGCAGTAAATAGTCCGTTTAAGTTTAAGGTGTCAGGAACCGGCACATCAGACAGCCAGACAGGCGGCGGTACAACTCCTGAAACACCGTTACCAAAAGAAACAATAGACATAAATGTAGGAGACCATTCTCTGAAAAATATCTCTGTTGACGTTCAGAATGAAAATAACACTAAAACCACCACTGTAAATGTGGATGAAACGGAAGTACAGAAAATCCTTAATGAAATGGAAAAAACTGATCCTGACAAGGAAAAGAAGGTAATTATCCCTGTTACTAATAATTCAGATAAAGTTGTCGGGGAGTTAAAGGCCAGTACTTTAAAGGCTATGGCAGATATGGACGCCATCATTGAAATCAAAACGGAAAATGTATCGTATAGCTTACCTGCCAACAATGTCAATATAGATGAGATAGTGGAAAAACTGGGCGGCAACCCTGAACTCAAAGACATTTTGGTTAAAGTCACAGTTACTAAAGCAACTAACGACAAATCAGATAAAATAAAAGATGCAGCAGAAAACAAAGGTTTTGAAGTAAAAGGCAAACCTGTCGAGTTTGAAATATCATTCAAAAATGCAGGCAGGGAAGTTACAGTTTCTTCTTTTAACA
This region of Clostridium sp. BNL1100 genomic DNA includes:
- a CDS encoding Calx-beta domain-containing protein, whose amino-acid sequence is MNGVRRKLFLFFCIFFICSILNCNTGTLYAATPSDESFETQIHGSGSLDYGDLTFFSDIEVYSDDISVIGVDNYKISETEGFKGNVIVNNYNNDSSAKKFTFKSKDGGRFKLESFYALVCDNNDKNGINSVTTTSINIYGYRGTNTVPVASVENINLSSSNVTIGDVTYTQKNNATDEDWFGKIYGGIIQFGDNWYDIDTVVITTSDDSKPLYIALDSLDFSNLTDLSIDNISANEGQNATFKVNLTKAYTNDITVDYSINAQAATEDDLGTTVLNGKVTIPANSTYGEIVVPIKDDTDHEKAEDFKVTISNPSVGGIIKGEATCTINDNDASPKVTLSIDKSSIGENGGSAKITATLSNKTYENVTVNLGFTGAMAGTDFNAPTSISIPANSLSNSVNITSLDDDIYSDGDKNVTVGITTVDKGDIGTFTPPKLTITDDETEPKVNLSITPGSISENGIDVANVKATLTNKSSKDVTVKLTFSGAVKDKDFTVLSDTIRIPGKQTESSIQIKGNPNNKFNNARILTVSTSDSDVTNATTGTDKSVDLTITNIDPKPKVTVEPVEFNEIDSATKRAVFTVSLSQASDEDVTVDYSTSDGSAKSPKDYTSASGTLTIPKDETSGTIEVGVLNDTLDEDDEDFSLMINNPVGADLGTSSTAKCTIKDDDAAPDIVVSNAEVDEDDSGINTKLIFNVKLSAESGKTVTVNYSTADGTATQGVDYTAISNGTLTFNPGGTDTKQIEVTVLGDDIQESSETVTLNLTAANANKPDYTATGTIKDNDKATISINDASVTEGPAKNIVFKVSLSKPCSQSITVNYRTKDGSAKKVSDYVQSEGTITFAENDISEKTITIDINDDELYEGVESFDVELYDLSEPSVEMGKATGKGTINDNESIPLISIENIGEVEGNSGKTIASFTVTLSTASVNDIYVDYVTLEGTAKEGKDYTAVTGKLKIPAGLKSGTINVDMVGDSLYENNETFSLILLNPEGAEINSSKGTAVCTIKDDDLAPSLTFGESKVKVEEGDSGTTQMVFNVTLSAECEKTVSVDYATEDGTATITDNDYTPLSGKLEFAPGQISKSITVNINGDKNGELNENFFVILKPETGDIKAEGIIQDDDRAFVKMFKKKDGTEIANGNTIKFEDTKTGKESELEFTISNTGNSELVEDGTNKFISITGADFTLKNEPVSPIAGKTSITFIIVFKPSAAGAKTAEITITGKDAVNSPFKFKVSGTGTSDSQTGGGTTPETPLPKETIDINVGDHSLKNISVDVQNENNTKTTTVNVDETEVQKILNEMEKTDPDKEKKVIIPVTNNSDKVVGELKASTLKAMADMDAIIEIKTENVSYSLPANNVNIDEIVEKLGGNPELKDILVKVTVTKATNDKSDKIKDAAENKGFEVKGKPVEFEISFKNAGREVTVSSFNNYVARTVAIPEGIDPKKITTGVVCNPDGSFTHVPTAVNVIDNIYYAKINSLTNSTYALIYNPLTFKDVEKHWSKNYVNDAGSRLIVSGTGNGNFTPDRAVTRAEFAVMIVKALGLKGSQFADNFSDVGKDNPYYSYICTAYQYGIITGYTNGKFGPNDLITREQSMTMISKAMKIAGMDTALTNTDNLNKNFSDSGNISKWAKDGAAICVNSRLFVGNKGKLNPKNNVTRAESATVIIKLLKNAHLI